In the Vespula vulgaris chromosome 9, iyVesVulg1.1, whole genome shotgun sequence genome, atttcattttctcacCTGAATTCTTCTGATTTCGTTTTCTCAATGAATGCCCAACCAACGATATAACAATTCGATTGCtcctttttatatgtaattgaaGGAACAGCCagtcttttattttcaaatcttAAAGAACTCTTTCAGGAATTCTTTATCCAACCTCTtcgattttaatcttttcataATCGtatggaaaaaataatagtgGGAATTACGGATTGTCGAAGTCCTtcgtgatttttctttattgttaaatatgcGTGGTCGTCTGCGAAATACAATGATAAATGGCAAGAGAGTAAATGAAACCAGTGATACCCTAGAATTCTAGGAAGATGATATTCGCCTCGTTGGCAATCAACGGTCGAGACGACAGCCAGACAAGACAATGATAGATCAATCTAATTTGCATGGGTAGACGCGTGTCGTGCGTCACAttctctgttctttctttattcgttactctttgtatttctatttctttctttttcgtttatccCCGTCACACCTTTGACGTTCTAAAAGAGTCACGCTGCTAGAGAACCGATGCCTACTCGAACTCGACCGTGACCACTGACAAAATAACAATTTGTTGCTTAGGAACTGACCTCTAAatgtctatctttttctaatgatCGAATTAACGACGTTCTAAAGACAGAAAATCTTCCCAACTCGATTTCAAATTATCGATCAATTCGTTCTTGATCTTAGtacgataaaacgataaaaaagaaaaaaaaaacggaaaaagaaacaaaagaacaataaaattacataaaattaaacGTCGAATAGCGACAACGGTAGCCATGTTAATTCTTAACATAAACCGTCGCAAGTAAGAAAATACCGAGATTGTCGATCGAAGGTAAAACAGAGCGGCTGTcgtgaaagaaggagaagtttagctaaaaaatcaattttgatGTTATGCTATCTTGCTATGATAAAAACGTTTGCCCCGACTGTTGCTCTTGTTGGAAAGACAACTTCTGTTCAAAAGATAATACAATAATCTTAGATCGATATTCTgcgaaaatattgtttttaccgattgcaaataaaaaagaaatctcttcGAACATAAGATAAGGTATCGTAATTATCATTGAAATTGTCCTATTAGAATGAACATGATCCAACGGGAAGATTTCTAAAGTATCGACATAATTTCTCgagggaaaaggagaaattgaaaggaaaaaaaaagaaaaagaaaaagaaaaagagaaagaaaaagaaaaagaaaaagacaaagacaaaaagaaaaggaaagaaggaaaaaagaaagggaagaaagaagaagaaagataagtgAAATGCAACGTAGCGGTAAGGGATTGAGGAAGGAACCGGTAGCCACCCAAGAAGGCGGTTCCCTTTCTTTCTGAAGTCGACCGCGTTCAACGCGgtcttctttgctttttttcgtACCTTTTGCCTTCAAGGTTGTCTCAGCCTATGGTGAACATacgagatgagagagagaaagagagggaaagagaggtcTTTTGCACCTCGGCAACGCGGGTGAGCTTGTTAACTTGACGTCTCAATTTAAACGCTTTCGAGCACGCAGGTTCGGTTGAATCGAATCAATGCaaggaaaagatataaaatcatCCAGAATGAGAAGacgcgagagagatagagaagaattATATACAGTAACATTGGTACAGATCTACGTATCTCGGAGAAACGCATTTTTATGTGGACATATTACgttatttctctgtctctctttttttctttcgtaaagaaACACAGGAGAggtcggaaagaaaaaagagaaaggatagagattaagaaaatggaaagaagagaattacaaagagagagagagagagagaaaggagtggATCCTCTGGAAAGTACTATTACGGAAGGAATGAGAAAGTCctagggaaaggaaaagacgaaGATAGGAGTCTTGGCTCATAATAGGAGGAGAGACCGGCGCCTCAGCATCACCACGTGGCATGCGGCCAACTACTGTCTCCTGATCAATATGCTTACAGCTAActcgcttctctttctttcttcttcctattctttttatctccttctACGTTCCACGTTCGTTTTACACGTTAACCACCATCCTGAGAGCCGACGCCGAGAACATCAGCGACGACGTCGAAACGTTTCCATTACAAGAGGAAGTGAAAAGATTtggcgaaaagaaaagatcctTTCTTGgaattttaatttctcaaaAATTTGCTTTTCGTTCAATTGGTggagttcgaaaaaagaacgtagaggacgaagaggaggatgatGATCAATTAGGATCAGAGTACCACGCGTGAACCACGTGTTTGCTAGTCGAACGGATCTTCTCTCGCCCTCCCCTTTTCATACCGGGGTGGCGCCGATGTCGGCGGCGGGGTTGCTACTGCTGGTCGTTATATAGCGAAGGTGGTGCCggtggaaagaagaaaagaattatttatttttatttatctatctatctatccatctgtctatttatctcttcttgATCTGAACAGATCACCATCCGACCCTGAGATGGCTATGTTACATGACTATATTTCCGTGTTCGCAGAAACTCCATGGCACGTAAACGACTAAAGGTTTAAATGTATTAGCGCATCTCGAACGGTATACCATCGCGTTATACGGGGGACCACCTATATAAAGAGTTTATGAAGAGTTTAGCCGAGCGTCGTAGAGTAGCTATATCGTCGTGGGTAGGTGGGTGGATGGGTAGATAGTGTCTCGTTGGTGGGTGGTGAtagtggtggcggtggtgatGCCGGTGCCGGTGCTGCTGCCACTACTGTTAGTAGCGCTGATCGTAGAACGGTGGTGGTGTTCCTGTGTGTgttggtagtggtggtggatGCCCCTCAGTGTCCGGCGCGCCTCCGACAAGCGTGCTTCGCTCGTTACGGAGATCCTGCGGCGTTTCGTCCTCCTTCGTCGATGCTAGTCTATCCGTGTCCTCGCGAAATCAAGTGGACCGAAGTCGGGAAAGGTCGTAAGCGACGAAAACCGGGAAGGATCAAGGATCTGTAGAAAATATCTCAGAACGGCTGGAGTCACTCGAATGTTCATACGGATTTTCGAGATTTTTCAAAAACCGTTTTCGAAGAAACAACGATACCAACGATAATACCAGCACAAAAAAACAACAGCAATAACAGCAAGAGCGAAAGTTTTTTTCTccttaattttcatataaagaaaaaaggagatgcGATTGGATTCATCGTTCGAGAGCATATTAGAGCTCCTCGCCGGctcatcgaaaatttttcgaagGGACGCACTACGACGGacaataacgacgacgacgacgacgacgacgacgacgacgacgacgacgtgctATCGCGAGGGATAAGAACACAAGAGAGGCGCGATAGATCGTCGCGACGCCTTCTTTAGACGAGAGATCTTGAGTCGGCTGATGTCGTCGGATATTCTTGCTTGTTGGGCCGCGCCAAACTTTTAAATGGTGCACTTCTCCGAAGGGCTTAGTCGTAGTGAAGCATTAGGTACGCATAGAAAGTGTCCAAGAAAGTCGCGGAGACCTTAGAACGCAAAACTTTTGTTTACTTTCGTGTTTagtagagataaagagagtgagagagagagagagagagagagagagagagagaggagagagcgagagagggagagagagagagagagagagagagaatcgaccaggatcagtaaaaaaaaagcgacCATAGTATGCGAAGAACGACAAGTGTCCTTGACTTGGAAGAATAAGATTATTACGATTCTTTAAGGAAGAGAAAGTAGAATAAGAAGACTGAAAAAGATCAAGATCGATATTCAGCAGGTTGGTGGAGATTCGGCGAATCGTAAAGAGGTGGGATCGCGAAGCTCGATCGTGCGTGTGCCTTGCGTGTATTCGAAGGGAGCGCGAATGGCCGAGAAAACGAGCAGGGTGTACCCGATTACGGCGGTCCAGCGTGACGGTCAGATCGATCCCGAAGCACCGGCACCGGATCGTTGGTAATGGGGGGTTTAGGCGAGGATGCcttcttctcgtcgtcgtcatcgtcatcgtcgtcgtcgtcaccgTCGTTGCACGCTGTCGTCGCGTTATCGTCGCGTCCGCGTTtttgtcgtcgtcgccgtcgtcatCGCAGTCTCGCCTCGCAGCTGTCTAAGCCAAGGAAAGCTCTCACCGCGGATAGGCACCTTCTGGGATCCTTTCTCCTTACGGTCTTCGTCCTTCTTTTCCGTAGcagcgagaaaaagaagactgCTAAGACGGAGACAAAGAGGATCGGTAGCATCGATAGTAGCGATAGTAGCGAAAGCGGGACCGTTCGTAGTCATAGAATCTTCGCctcggagagaaaaaagaaggaaggagataaGTTGCTCCTTGGATCGGCCGCtcgagagggagaggaaaagagaggaaagtggaggaggtggtgggggaggaggaggtgacTCGCCGCCGAGATGCACCAGGTGCCGTACGGAGTGGGACTCACCTCGAACGAAGGTCGAATCGCCAAGTTCGGAGAGGAGAGCCAATGTTGCCGGCGATGGCACCATCACCaacaacggcaacggcaacggcatcAACAACAATACCAACATcggcaacagcaacaacaacgatCTCGTTGCCGGCCTCGTCAACGGGACAAAGGTGACAACGCCGACGTTTGCGAACGACCGAGTCGAGTCTTCGAGTATACCgaaagaagagacgaaagTACACGACGCCTACACGTGCGATCGCCTAAACTGTTCTCCGGATACGGAGGCGGACTCCTGATACCTTCCAATTTGCTTATTATCGGACTGTTCCTCTGTTACCTGACCTTACCACCCGTCCAACCGAGACAGAACCATCATCAGACCTGTCCTGGCTGTCCTcatcagcagcagcaacatcaGCACCTTCACGAGATCCATCGAGGTGGCAGCAAGCATGGAACTGCGCCGAGTCCCGATGACCTCAGATTGGAAGCTATCAAACATCAGATATTAACGAAATTGGGATTAAGGACACGGCCCGACGTGAACAGGACCTTGGCTGCTGTCCCGAGACACCTCGCTTTGGAGACTCTATACAGAGCCGAAGCTCAAGCATCGCCGCAGTATCCAGAGAGAACGCGGAACGATCACGGAGCTGAATACTCCGGTGAATTTCTTTACGGTGGCGACGAGTATTCTTACAAGAATCTCGATCAGCAAAACGAGGAGACGACAACGGATGGTAATTCCAAGACCACCACGCCCTATCAGGGATACGGGGATTACGACACTAGGCCGGGATACGAACCTCAGGAGGAGATGGATGATTTTTACGCGAGAACATCGGAGATTATCACTTTTGCCGAACCCGGTACGTATATCATCTATCCTCTTTTCATTAGCAACAATTTCTCTCCTTCAATGTTAGTCCACTCTAACGTAAACTATAAGATTTCAAACTGTAGTCGGATACCGACTTGAGAAATCTTTGAAGAAGTATAGCAACTAATCATTGGAATTCGCGTAAAATGTTTGAATATCACATTACATGGATATGAAACGGATGAGGGATCATAAGTCGGTACGCTACTGCCGCTtgattttatctcttttgcttttcgtTAATTAACAGAGAAAGAATCAATGATAAAAGCaaattcttttccatttctcgataaatgaatattaataagttGCGTACTCGTCCTCGAACAATTTCGAGTAGCGTTGAATTTTCTTACTTATTGATATTACGTTGCTTTCGATCTGATAGAaaaaccctctctctctttctctatctatctatctctttctctttctcttttttctccgaatCGTCCAAAGAtacgattaatttaaaaagctTATTATTATCTGCATTGAAATCAAAGAGATctttcgaaggaagaaaataaaagatattcgataataatcggAATCAGATTAAACGTCGACACCTCTCTATTTGGAGAGGCAAGTAGCGACTGTCGGAGTTGCTCGAATACATGCGTGGCCACACGCTTGGAGCCACGTGGCCCGCGGTCGTCGATGTCGCGGCGGCAGTCTATAGTTCGCTAACTCTAAGTATAACAATAAGGGTAATAGAACCCCAAGGTAGAGACGTTAATGTTACTTGTGCCAATAGTGCCGGGACGGTGGCGGGCCACTACGGCCTGGTGTTATCTTTTCGCGCTGGCGCCGAGTTGAGCGTTACGCGCTCAAATTAATCAGCCATTCgtgtttcatcttttttttcttttttccgtgcCTCCTCCTTAAATCGAAACACTTCCATGCTTTCATTTGATCACCTCTTCATCGTCATCCACTAAAAATCTGAAGCTTTTAGAatcgtttttccttctctttgatcaaatcaaatcattaaattcattatcctacctcgaaatatttttatgatgatATAATGCGTATATTCGTTCGATTACGTACATAGaatttatatcgatagaattttattgtttcttatttttaataacctattactttatataattatagacatttatataatattagataattcGATATgcataacgaaataaattccATTAACATCGACAAACGTTACGTTTGATATttcctttcgatcgaattgCGACTTTGATGAAAAGCGTTCCCGTGAAATAACTCACAGGTGTCAGGGAAAAGAAGAGTTAAGCGTGATTTAATATGAGACGAATTTGTGGTCGTTGGCCCCGTGGATTCCCCTTCTCTTGGTACATCATCGATGCGTTTACGTGTGTGTTACTTTAACGTTAATGTCGGCCTCTCACTATAGAACACACGGGGAACAACGGAACACGTCATTCTTTTTGAAGAAACTAAAGAAACTACGAGCCGGCTTCGCTTCGCCAACGTCGACGTGCATCGGCCGTTAGTCGTGGGCGGGGAAGGGGGTGTGTAGAGGGTTGCGTGGGTTCAGAGGTGGTTGGAAGAGGAACACTGAAAGGAGGTGCCCGGGAAAAAACTTTTCGTTCCATATAACcgcgt is a window encoding:
- the LOC127066066 gene encoding inhibin beta chain; the encoded protein is MHQVPYGVGLTSNEGRIAKFGEESQCCRRWHHHQQRQRQRHQQQYQHRQQQQQRSRCRPRQRDKGDNADVCERPSRVFEYTERRDESTRRLHVRSPKLFSGYGGGLLIPSNLLIIGLFLCYLTLPPVQPRQNHHQTCPGCPHQQQQHQHLHEIHRGGSKHGTAPSPDDLRLEAIKHQILTKLGLRTRPDVNRTLAAVPRHLALETLYRAEAQASPQYPERTRNDHGAEYSGEFLYGGDEYSYKNLDQQNEETTTDGNSKTTTPYQGYGDYDTRPGYEPQEEMDDFYARTSEIITFAEPGRTLNGQPLLEFPMSSGEPALEPLRIKRATLWTRVEFRQAHHYQHHRQGQSNQRNITLWVFRVRCGNTTHLRGKELGEHLEMVTFLGVNVGQLGWQKFDVTKVVSNWYTANTNSPRDKLTLLVDCTGCGTHVHVSTFGGHSPHVIESSLNPKGAQDPDRPFLVVRTDPAAVKRVRRRAIECSGAIKGQCCKQRFYVSFSQLGWDDWIIAPQGYYANYCRGDCAAGHRTPDTFLNYYTHVIEEYRKMDRLAGMQPCCAPLKFSPMSLIYYGPDSNIIKRDLPKMVVDECGCP